A region of Amyelois transitella isolate CPQ chromosome 19, ilAmyTran1.1, whole genome shotgun sequence DNA encodes the following proteins:
- the LOC106137918 gene encoding pupal cuticle protein 36a-like — MRLIIVLAVVALAHGDKLDKTYLPPSHAESSGGSNFLQAPVSSPQFAQNGNGFAQNGNGFVQNGNGFAQNGNGFAQNGNGFAQNGNGFEQNGNGLTQNEDYNVNFENRPERAQAAFERNAAILRQDNSNDGETYAFAYETENGIAAEENGVATNGVEAQGGFSYTGDDGQVYSIRYTAGQNGFVPEGDHLPTPPPIPEEILKALEQNARDEAAGIYDDGSYKEGSYGNAEEYNAGVTGFQNQYPQNDFVSSDDSVVINSAIRSNMIDQGNARYQGNDARIQGNGDRYQGNDARVQGNSGRYQGNDGRAQGNGDRYQGNGAVRQGNGAPFGQTSGRSGSALNKEYLPPISQRNNNGFGNRNRQPTYNEREGYSF; from the exons atgAGATTG ATAATCGTTCTTGCGGTCGTCGCGTTAGCTCATGGCGACAAATTGGACAAGACGTATCTCCCTCCCTCCCATGCCGAATCTTCGGGAGGCTCCAACTTCCTACAGGCGCCTGTCTCGTCACCTCA ATTCGCGCAGAATGGTAACGGTTTCGCCCAGAACGGTAACGGTTTCGTCCAGAACGGTAACGGATTCGCTCAGAACGGTAACGGATTTGCCCAGAACGGTAACGGATTCGCGCAGAACGGTAACGGATTCGAGCAAAATGGAAACGGCCTCACCCAAAACGAAGACTACAATGTGAACTTCGAGAACCGGCCTGAAAGAGCTCAAGCTGCTTTCGAGAGGAACGCTGCTATTCTTCGCCAGGACAACTCCAATGACGGAGAAACCTATGCGTTTGCCTATGAAACTGAGAACGGTATTGCTGCTGAAGAGAACGGAGTAGCGACTAATGGTGTTGAGGCTCAGGGCGGGTTCTCTTACACTGGTGATGATGGTCAAGTCTATAGTATCAG ATACACAGCCGGTCAGAACGGTTTCGTACCCGAGGGTGACCACCTCCCTACCCCACCACCTATACCAGAGGAGATCCTGAAGGCTTTGGAGCAGAATGCCAGGGATGAAGCCGCTGGCATTTATGATGATG GTTCCTACAAAGAAGGCTCATACGGCAATGCTGAAGAATACAATGCTGGCGTCACCGGATTCCAAAACCAGTATCCTCAAAATGATTTCGTATCCTCTGATGATTCCGTAGTCATCAATTCGGCAATCCGCAGCAATATGATTGATCAAGGAAATGCCAGATACCAGGGTAATGACGCAAGAATACAGGGTAACGGTGACAGGTACCAGGGAAATGACGCCAGAGTCCAGGGGAATAGTGGCAGATACCAGGGAAATGATGGCAGAGCCCAGGGTAACGGTGATAGATACCAGGGTAACGGTGCCGTACGCCAGGGTAATGGTGCTCCCTTCGGACAGACTTCTGGCAGGTCAGGTTCTGCTCTGAATAAGGAGTACCTGCCTCCAATTAGTCAGAGAAATAACAATGGTTTCGGCAACAGGAATAGGCAACCAACCTACAACGAAAGAGAAGGATACAGTTTTTGA